The following coding sequences lie in one Oncorhynchus nerka isolate Pitt River linkage group LG14, Oner_Uvic_2.0, whole genome shotgun sequence genomic window:
- the LOC115141885 gene encoding high mobility group nucleosome-binding domain-containing protein 3-like, translated as MPKRNKASNDTEVEPKRRSTRLSSKPTTPAKPEPKTKTPVKAAAKPKKVKEVVEKVKPEEKKEAPEEKTAPTENGETKDEEEAAEEADADADEPEKEEDEAE; from the exons ATGCCGAAAAGAAACAAA GCAAGTAATGACACTGAAGTCGAG CCAAAAAGGCGATCCACGAGGTTGTCATCA AAACCCACTACTCCGGCTAAACCAGAGCCTAAGACAAAG ACACCAGTCAAGGCAGCAGCCAAGCCCAAAAAAGTAAAGGAGGTAGTAGAGAAGGTCAAGCCTGAGGAGAAGAAAGAAGCTCCTGAGGAAAAAACAGCACCGACAGAAAACGGAGAGACCAAAGATGAGGAG GAGGCAGCAGAAGAGGCTGATGCTGATGCAGATGAGCctgagaaagaggaggatgaggcaGAATAA